Proteins from one Dermacentor variabilis isolate Ectoservices chromosome 1, ASM5094787v1, whole genome shotgun sequence genomic window:
- the LOC142576462 gene encoding uncharacterized protein LOC142576462 has translation MAADRRLSLVAAEPLSPGDSLGPVPPLGLAGVDPLAALAWRCLDEAPAPANAAVKAVSAWRGRPSECPESATDDEQRRQHEEEEEEERLRWLSQLPAARHPHEQNLEVTLASQQLQLRVCRPVQRGEPLLAWFSRELADLLRLPAAPRNTTNAHGGEKPYRCPLCSDSFANPYPVVSHLMYRCPARHHAASAEVPPPPPPPTVPRRTSESAPEPVSGLDAKPRTPLAATSLPAARKVKGFDIASLTDCCSGGGTESKHQAASTKDAKLTLDRLTTTRGEAATALPQAHSPAAASEYGAAACVPDDLSFKRPSKKRARADDDAAATAPPSSAFKKVDKTDRSPPGLSPVAGGFPFAFPYGLPPSSPLCAQFPLLPVFGPLLDPKVEDDGVYDKNASPTGNNSSAAAAAAAAAAAAAARRFLPAAAAAAAAAAAAAQYPAAAVLPYLPPSLAALSLPSQNWCAKCQTSFRMTSDLVYHMRSHHKREPDPAKKRREDKLRCHICHESFRERHHLTRHMTSHQ, from the exons ATGGCCGCCGACCGCCGCCTGTCGCTGGTGGCTGCCGAGCCGCTCAGCCCCGGAGACTCCCTGGGACCCGTGCCGCCCCTGGGCCTGGCAGGGGTGGACCCGCTGGCGGCGCTCGCGTGGCGCTGCCTCGACGAAGCGCCTGCGCCGGCCAACGCCGCCGTCAAG GCGGTGTCGGCCTGGCGCGGCCGCCCGTCCGAGTGCCCGGAGTCGGCGACGGACGAcgagcagcggcggcagcacgaggaggaagaggaggaagagcgcctccggtggctgtcccaGCTGCCGGCGGCGCGCCACCCGCACGAGCAGAACCTCGAGGTGACGCTCGCGTCGCAGCAGCTGCAGCTGCGCGTGTGCCGGCCCGTGCAGAGGGGCGAGCCGCTGCTCGCCTGGTTCTCCCGCGAGCTGGCCGACTTGCTCAGGCTGCCCGCGGCGCCGAGGAACACCACCAACGCCCACG GTGGCGAGAAGCCGTACCGGTGTCCCCTGTGCAGCGACTCGTTCGCGAACCCGTACCCGGTGGTGTCGCACCTCATGTACCGCTGCCCCGCGAGGCACCACGCCGCGTCGGCCGAGGTGCCGCCTCCGCCACCTCCGCCCACGGTGCCACGGCGGACGAGTGAGAGCGCGCCAGAGCCGGTCTCCGGCTTGGACGCCAAGCCGAGGACGCCGCTGGCCGCGACTTCGCTGCCGGCGGCCAGGAAGGTCAAGGGCTTCGACATCGCCTCGCTCACCGACTGCTGCAGCGGTGGAGGAACGGAGAGCAAGCACCAGGCAGCGAGCACAAAAGACGCTAAATTGACGCTGGACAG GTTGACGACTACGCGAGGTGAAGCCGCGACGGCGTTACCACAGGCGCATTCGCCGGCGGCGGCATCCGAGTATGGTGCGGCGGCCTGCGTGCCCGATGACCTGTCTTTCAAGCGGCCTTCCAAGAAGCGCGCCAGGGCGGACGACGACGCTGCTGCGACGGCGCCGCCTTCCAGCGCCTTCAAGAAGGTCGACAAAACGGACAG GTCTCCGCCCGGATTGTCCCCTGTTGCCGGCGGCTTCCCATTCGCTTTTCCGTATGGCCTGCCGCCATCCAGCCCCCTCTGCGCCCAGTTTCCGCTGCTGCCCGTGTTCGGGCCACTCCTGGACCCCAAGGTCGAAGACGACGGTGTCTACGACAAGAACGCTTCGCCCACCGGCAACAACTCATCggcggccgcagcagccgcagcagccgccgctgccgcagcCGCGCGACGGTTCCTTCCGGCTGCcgccgcagcagccgccgcagcggCCGCAGCGGCGCAGTACCCAGCTGCCGCCGTACTGCCCTACCTCCCACCCTCGCTGGCAGCGCTGTCTCTGCCGTCTCAGAACTGGTGCGCCAAGTGCCAGACGAGTTTCCGCATGACCAGCGACCTGGTGTACCACATGCGCTCACACCACAAGCGAGAGCCGGACCCGGCCAAGAAACGGCGAGAGGACAAGCTGCGCTGCCACATTTGCCACGAGAGCTTCCGCGAGCGGCATCATCTCACCCGACACATGACGTCTCACCAGTGA